One Vespa crabro chromosome 9, iyVesCrab1.2, whole genome shotgun sequence genomic region harbors:
- the LOC124426592 gene encoding GDNF-inducible zinc finger protein 1-like isoform X2, giving the protein MLQFIYQGEVNIKQEDIGNFLKVAEILQIKGLTTERDEKKDKILDNNIQEMDCYFDIKTDRENHLTSIEDIYQCEKLTESLKCKLVQKENTVLPSDSVMKGFNIMERNISNEIPYTTKLVSHTDYSPQRTLFIETYKNIDTQTTKEPFDCTSDINHTKKIQYKSSNYINDMDVKAMYKSQMLNKVFCNIENIHKSDSKSDMQLKSADQSLGLTNMVIEEHKNLTYDAANGDKKHRYIKANSSSTLSLETTQRLVSEIRPTFCMEKGKLMRVYSCSWCLRNFTRRENLKLHIRYIHGPLESLTCKLCGNKYKNSNSLRVHSYLYHNAKRDKHNKSLVNNSN; this is encoded by the exons ATGCTTCAATTCATATATCAAGGCGAAGTTAATATTAAACAAGAAGATATTGgcaattttttaaaagtagcAGAAATATTGCAGATAAAAGGATTAACCACAGAAAGAGATGAG aaaaaagacaaaatattGGATAATAATATCCAAGAAATggattgttattttgatataaaaacaGATAGAGAAAATCATCTTACTTCCATAGAAGATATTTATCAATGTGAGAAATTAACAGAATCTTTGAAATGTAAACtggtacaaaaagaaaatacagttCTTCCTTCAGATTCTGTAATGAAGGGTTTCAATATTatggaaagaaatatatcaaatgaaattcCTTATACTACAAAATTAGTTTCTCATACAGACTATAGTCCACAAAGgacattatttattgaaacgtataaaaatattgacacTCAGACTACAAAGGAACCATTTGATTGTACTTCTGACATAAATcacacaaaaaaaatacaatacaaatcctcaaattatataaatgatatggATGTAAAAGCAATGTATAAATcacaaatgttaaataaagtattttgtaatattgagAATATACATAAATCAG ATTCTAAATCAGATATGCAATTAAAATCTGCTGATCAATCTCTTG GTCTGACTAATATGGTGATAGAAGAACATAAAAATTTGACATATGATGCAGCTAATGGTGACAAAAAGCATAGATATATCAAAGCTAATTCTAGTAGTACATTATCCCTGGAAACAACACAGCGTTTAGTTTCAGAAATTAGACCAACATTCTGCATGGAAAAGGGTAAATTAATGCGGGTTTATTCATGTTCTTGGTGCCTTCGTAATTTTACACGcagagaaaatttgaaattacaTATTCGTTATATTCATGGTCCACTTGAAAGTCTTACATGTAAGCTTTGTggcaataaatataaaaacagcAATAGCTTGCGTGTACACTCTTACCTTTATCATAATGCTAAACgggataaacataataaatcacttgttaataatagtaattag
- the LOC124426592 gene encoding GDNF-inducible zinc finger protein 1-like isoform X1 codes for MPGEQFSLIWNSFSRNLSSSLYTLLIDEQLVDVTLIAEGKILRAHKLILSVCSTYFNRLFKENSYKHPIVILKDVNYHDLSAMLQFIYQGEVNIKQEDIGNFLKVAEILQIKGLTTERDEKKDKILDNNIQEMDCYFDIKTDRENHLTSIEDIYQCEKLTESLKCKLVQKENTVLPSDSVMKGFNIMERNISNEIPYTTKLVSHTDYSPQRTLFIETYKNIDTQTTKEPFDCTSDINHTKKIQYKSSNYINDMDVKAMYKSQMLNKVFCNIENIHKSDSKSDMQLKSADQSLGLTNMVIEEHKNLTYDAANGDKKHRYIKANSSSTLSLETTQRLVSEIRPTFCMEKGKLMRVYSCSWCLRNFTRRENLKLHIRYIHGPLESLTCKLCGNKYKNSNSLRVHSYLYHNAKRDKHNKSLVNNSN; via the exons ATGCCTGGAGAACAATTCTCTTTAATATGGAATAGTTTTTCGAGAAATTTATCTTCCagtttatatactttattaattGATGAACAACTTGTTGATGTAACTTTAATAGCTGAAGGCAAAATTTTAAGAGCACATAAGTTAATATTATCAGTTTGTAGTACTTATTTTAATAGACTTTTTAAg GAAAATTCTTATAAACAcccaattgtaatattaaaagacGTCAATTATCATGATTTATCTGCTATGCTTCAATTCATATATCAAGGCGAAGTTAATATTAAACAAGAAGATATTGgcaattttttaaaagtagcAGAAATATTGCAGATAAAAGGATTAACCACAGAAAGAGATGAG aaaaaagacaaaatattGGATAATAATATCCAAGAAATggattgttattttgatataaaaacaGATAGAGAAAATCATCTTACTTCCATAGAAGATATTTATCAATGTGAGAAATTAACAGAATCTTTGAAATGTAAACtggtacaaaaagaaaatacagttCTTCCTTCAGATTCTGTAATGAAGGGTTTCAATATTatggaaagaaatatatcaaatgaaattcCTTATACTACAAAATTAGTTTCTCATACAGACTATAGTCCACAAAGgacattatttattgaaacgtataaaaatattgacacTCAGACTACAAAGGAACCATTTGATTGTACTTCTGACATAAATcacacaaaaaaaatacaatacaaatcctcaaattatataaatgatatggATGTAAAAGCAATGTATAAATcacaaatgttaaataaagtattttgtaatattgagAATATACATAAATCAG ATTCTAAATCAGATATGCAATTAAAATCTGCTGATCAATCTCTTG GTCTGACTAATATGGTGATAGAAGAACATAAAAATTTGACATATGATGCAGCTAATGGTGACAAAAAGCATAGATATATCAAAGCTAATTCTAGTAGTACATTATCCCTGGAAACAACACAGCGTTTAGTTTCAGAAATTAGACCAACATTCTGCATGGAAAAGGGTAAATTAATGCGGGTTTATTCATGTTCTTGGTGCCTTCGTAATTTTACACGcagagaaaatttgaaattacaTATTCGTTATATTCATGGTCCACTTGAAAGTCTTACATGTAAGCTTTGTggcaataaatataaaaacagcAATAGCTTGCGTGTACACTCTTACCTTTATCATAATGCTAAACgggataaacataataaatcacttgttaataatagtaattag